A genome region from Labilibaculum antarcticum includes the following:
- a CDS encoding transporter, which translates to MNLKPIIYAAVRVVLYAIPVAASALIIKSDAGIVIDGLKFGESSQTEWMQELFLLLTSLIFILAGFRSKSHKAISYLFGGGAFVALIRELDVYFDQIYHGAWFPFAMLVMVVALFMVYRQKKQIWGNLEEFFTTPAFGTFIAGFLSVFVFSRLFGTKKVWLALFDVDTLEPVQRWVKNAAEEGSELFGYALLFIAAVEFFVYVSRKFKK; encoded by the coding sequence ATGAATCTAAAACCAATTATTTATGCTGCTGTTCGAGTAGTATTGTATGCCATTCCTGTTGCAGCCTCCGCATTAATAATAAAAAGTGATGCTGGAATTGTTATTGATGGCCTTAAGTTTGGAGAAAGTTCGCAAACCGAATGGATGCAAGAATTATTTTTGTTGCTAACCAGTTTAATATTTATTTTGGCGGGTTTTCGGTCGAAGTCACATAAGGCAATTTCCTATTTGTTTGGAGGAGGTGCTTTTGTCGCTTTAATCAGGGAATTGGACGTTTATTTCGATCAAATTTATCATGGAGCTTGGTTTCCTTTTGCTATGCTTGTAATGGTTGTTGCTTTGTTTATGGTATATCGTCAGAAGAAACAAATTTGGGGAAATCTCGAAGAATTTTTTACGACACCTGCATTCGGAACTTTTATTGCTGGTTTCTTAAGTGTATTTGTTTTTTCTCGTTTGTTTGGAACAAAGAAAGTGTGGTTAGCTTTATTTGATGTTGATACACTGGAACCAGTGCAACGTTGGGTGAAAAATGCAGCAGAAGAAGGAAGTGAATTATTCGGTTATGCTTTGCTGTTTATTGCAGCCGTTGAGTTTTTCGTTTACGTTTCGCGAAAATTTAAAAAGTAA
- a CDS encoding phosphatase PAP2 family protein — protein sequence MLDWLLNLDKELLLLLNGQQNYFWDYLMRLISEKEMWYVFYIVLMTCVINTFGWKKGGLIILSLILVIAISDQIASGIFKPLFKRFRPSRDPDFSHLVNLVKGYTGGKYGFVSSHAANSFGLAVLASLILKDRITGAFLIFWAVLVSYSRIYLGVHYPSDIIGGAIVGISMAYLSYFLLRKYFKSSLLKKPVEQTHPIARLYQISLLGTLQIIIMAFSVYFCFNR from the coding sequence ATGTTAGATTGGTTGCTTAATTTAGACAAAGAATTGTTGTTGCTATTAAATGGTCAGCAAAATTATTTTTGGGATTATTTAATGAGATTGATCTCTGAAAAAGAGATGTGGTATGTATTTTATATCGTTCTTATGACTTGTGTAATCAATACATTTGGATGGAAAAAGGGTGGTTTAATTATTCTAAGTTTAATTTTAGTTATTGCTATTAGTGATCAGATTGCTTCAGGAATTTTCAAACCATTATTTAAACGTTTTAGACCTTCCAGAGATCCGGATTTTAGTCATTTGGTTAATTTAGTAAAAGGATATACAGGGGGTAAGTATGGATTTGTTTCATCGCATGCAGCGAATTCATTTGGATTAGCAGTTCTTGCATCATTAATTTTAAAGGACCGGATAACAGGTGCCTTTTTGATATTTTGGGCAGTATTAGTTTCTTATTCCCGCATTTATTTGGGTGTACATTACCCAAGTGATATAATTGGGGGAGCCATCGTTGGAATTTCAATGGCTTATTTAAGCTACTTTTTGTTACGGAAATATTTTAAGTCAAGTTTACTTAAAAAACCTGTGGAACAAACTCATCCTATAGCGAGATTGTATCAAATTTCCTTGTTGGGAACTTTGCAAATAATAATAATGGCTTTCTCTGTATATTTCTGTTTTAATCGTTAA
- a CDS encoding diacylglycerol/lipid kinase family protein → MEKISLQDIIFVINPHSGTKSGKILEQFKELAPEIDYFISNTLKEFDAFVNTNAEKYRVLIICGGDGTINTTLKYLIKYPKLKLAVLPNGSGNGFARELGFNGNIQELLDSILRDGTEMVDVLKVNDELSCNMLGLGFDSYVANEFDKMPARGLKTYVVCTIQALFKYKPIQAKVTVDGSVIEGKYHMINIANTRQFGNNALIAPQAIYNDGLFDLVLIKKIPFYVVPSFVVRLFLGKLKNSKYVQFVKANSLVIDSNSETYHVDGEPKALTETLNVEILKQIEVVKTKL, encoded by the coding sequence ATGGAAAAAATAAGTTTGCAAGATATCATCTTTGTTATCAATCCTCATTCGGGTACCAAGTCAGGCAAAATTCTTGAGCAATTTAAAGAGCTTGCTCCCGAAATAGATTACTTTATAAGCAATACTCTTAAAGAGTTTGATGCGTTTGTAAATACGAATGCCGAGAAATACAGAGTTCTAATTATTTGTGGAGGCGATGGTACTATCAATACGACACTTAAATATCTTATTAAATATCCTAAACTTAAATTAGCCGTTTTGCCCAATGGTTCAGGCAATGGTTTTGCTCGTGAGTTGGGTTTTAATGGCAACATACAAGAATTATTGGATTCTATTTTAAGAGATGGAACTGAGATGGTTGATGTTTTAAAAGTGAACGATGAACTAAGCTGTAATATGCTTGGTTTGGGTTTCGATAGTTATGTGGCAAATGAGTTTGACAAGATGCCTGCGAGAGGACTAAAAACTTATGTTGTATGCACAATTCAGGCTCTTTTTAAATACAAACCGATACAAGCGAAAGTAACTGTTGATGGCTCTGTTATTGAAGGGAAATATCATATGATTAACATCGCAAATACAAGACAATTTGGGAACAATGCTTTAATTGCTCCTCAGGCTATTTACAATGATGGTTTGTTTGATTTGGTTTTGATCAAAAAGATTCCTTTTTATGTCGTGCCAAGCTTTGTAGTTCGTTTGTTTTTAGGAAAGTTGAAGAATTCTAAATATGTACAGTTTGTAAAAGCAAACAGTTTGGTAATTGATTCAAATTCTGAAACATACCATGTGGATGGAGAGCCCAAAGCCTTAACAGAAACTTTGAATGTCGAAATTTTGAAGCAAATTGAAGTTGTGAAAACGAAATTGTAA
- a CDS encoding nucleotidyltransferase family protein, which yields MLNAMIFAAGLGTRLKPYTDSKPKALVVLAGTPLLERVILKLIDLKVDRIVINVHHYADMIEDFLRTNNNFGVDIRISDEREELLDTGGGLKKASDLFIPNAPVLIYNVDVFSSLDLSKLINSHKLSGSLVSMVMRERTSSRYLYFNQENQLTGWKNCKTGEIKEAREDMNDSEPLAFSGIHLVDPKIFSLIHEEGKFSIIDLYLRLAKNEKILAFKDSSKIWTDLGKPADLAWAQKHLK from the coding sequence ATGTTGAATGCAATGATTTTTGCTGCAGGTTTGGGCACGCGCTTAAAACCTTATACCGATTCGAAACCAAAAGCTTTGGTTGTGTTGGCAGGAACACCCCTTTTGGAAAGAGTAATCTTAAAATTAATCGATCTTAAAGTCGATCGTATTGTAATAAATGTGCATCACTATGCAGATATGATTGAGGATTTTCTTCGAACGAATAATAATTTTGGTGTAGATATTCGTATTTCAGATGAAAGGGAAGAGTTGTTGGATACAGGAGGAGGCTTGAAAAAAGCAAGTGATCTATTTATTCCTAATGCTCCGGTATTAATCTACAATGTGGATGTGTTTTCTTCGCTGGATTTATCCAAATTAATCAATTCTCATAAATTATCCGGGTCTTTGGTAAGTATGGTTATGCGTGAGAGAACAAGTAGTCGGTACTTATACTTCAATCAGGAAAATCAACTAACAGGTTGGAAGAATTGTAAAACTGGTGAAATCAAGGAGGCTAGGGAGGATATGAATGATTCAGAACCACTTGCTTTTAGTGGAATTCATTTGGTTGATCCGAAGATATTTTCGCTAATTCACGAAGAAGGAAAATTCTCCATTATCGATTTGTATTTGCGATTGGCAAAAAATGAAAAGATTCTTGCCTTTAAAGACAGCTCTAAAATATGGACAGATCTTGGTAAACCTGCGGATTTGGCCTGGGCACAGAAACATCTAAAATAA
- a CDS encoding RapZ C-terminal domain-containing protein: protein MKEETKIALIQLFEDWADDKVVETEILPQSGSYREYIRLVGEKRTALGAYNADKKENTAFLSFSKYFASKGLSVPEIYCENSEQDIYLLQDLGNTTLFDYILHLRVGEGFANDLIVIYKKIISQLVRFQKEGEKGLDYTVCYPRDSFDKQSMIWDLHYFKYYFLKLAKIPFDEQLLENDFQKFSDYLLDAPRDYFLYRDFQSRNIMLVNGEPWFIDYQGGRKGALQYDLASLLYDAKADLPQEVRDELLAFYLEEIQKVQEIDPKAFVSFFQGYVLIRIMQAMGAYGFRGFYERKDHFLKSIPFALKNLETILDRMDIPVELPELVKALKSVISSDFLKSVGKEDKPKLHIEINSFSYRRGIPLDKTTNGGGFVFDCRAIHNPGRYQEYVEMTGKDQPVIEFFKEQSEMDEFLSSVYSLIDMSVDKYISRNFANLQVNFGCTGGRHRSVFSAESLAKHLREKFDVNISLKHIEREIEGK from the coding sequence TTGAAAGAAGAAACAAAAATCGCTCTAATTCAACTGTTTGAAGATTGGGCAGATGATAAAGTAGTTGAAACAGAAATTTTACCTCAATCAGGTTCCTATCGTGAATACATTCGATTAGTTGGTGAAAAAAGAACCGCTTTAGGTGCTTATAATGCAGATAAAAAAGAGAATACTGCTTTTCTTAGTTTCAGCAAATATTTTGCATCCAAAGGCTTATCTGTTCCTGAAATTTATTGCGAGAATAGCGAACAAGACATCTATCTTTTACAGGATCTAGGCAATACCACCTTGTTTGATTACATTTTACATTTGAGAGTTGGTGAGGGTTTTGCCAACGATTTAATCGTGATTTATAAAAAGATTATTTCTCAATTGGTACGTTTTCAGAAGGAGGGGGAAAAGGGGTTGGATTATACCGTTTGCTATCCTCGAGATAGTTTCGATAAGCAATCGATGATTTGGGATTTACATTATTTCAAATACTATTTCCTGAAATTGGCAAAAATTCCCTTTGATGAGCAGTTGCTCGAGAATGATTTTCAAAAATTCTCAGATTATTTGTTAGATGCTCCCCGGGATTATTTTTTGTATCGGGATTTTCAATCGAGAAATATCATGCTGGTAAATGGTGAACCATGGTTTATAGATTATCAGGGAGGCAGAAAGGGAGCTCTTCAATACGATTTGGCCTCATTGCTTTACGATGCTAAGGCTGATTTACCACAAGAAGTGCGCGACGAGTTGTTGGCATTTTATTTGGAGGAGATTCAAAAAGTACAGGAAATAGATCCAAAAGCTTTTGTTTCATTTTTCCAGGGCTATGTTTTGATTCGAATCATGCAGGCAATGGGAGCGTATGGATTCAGAGGTTTTTATGAGAGAAAAGATCATTTCTTAAAATCGATTCCATTTGCGCTGAAAAATTTGGAAACCATATTGGACAGAATGGATATTCCTGTAGAACTACCGGAATTGGTGAAAGCACTTAAATCTGTAATTTCTTCTGATTTTTTGAAAAGTGTAGGCAAGGAAGATAAGCCAAAACTTCATATCGAAATTAATAGTTTTTCGTACCGAAGAGGAATTCCATTAGACAAAACAACCAATGGAGGAGGTTTTGTTTTCGATTGCCGAGCCATTCACAATCCGGGAAGATATCAGGAATATGTTGAGATGACCGGGAAAGATCAGCCAGTAATTGAATTTTTCAAGGAACAGAGCGAAATGGATGAATTTTTAAGTTCTGTATATAGTCTTATCGATATGAGTGTGGATAAATACATCAGTCGAAATTTCGCCAATTTACAGGTGAATTTTGGTTGTACAGGAGGTAGGCATCGTTCGGTTTTTTCAGCGGAGAGTTTAGCAAAACATTTGCGTGAAAAATTCGATGTGAATATCAGCTTAAAGCACATTGAACGAGAAATAGAAGGGAAATAG